A window of Festucalex cinctus isolate MCC-2025b chromosome 6, RoL_Fcin_1.0, whole genome shotgun sequence contains these coding sequences:
- the anapc11 gene encoding anaphase-promoting complex subunit 11, translated as MKVKIKKWNGVASWLWVANDENCGICRLAFNGCCPECKVPGDDCPLVWGQCSHCFHMHCILKWLNSQQVQQQCPMCRQEWKFKE; from the exons ATGAAGGTGAAGATCAAGAAGTGGAACGGAGTGGCGTCGTGGTTGTGGGTGGCCAATGATGAGAACTGTGGGATCTGCAGGTTGGCTTTCAATGGTTGCTGCCCGGAGT GTAAGGTGCCCGGTGATGACTGTCCGCTGGTCTGGGGTCAGTGCTCCCACTGTTTCCACATGCACTGCATCTTGAAGTGGCTCAACTCCCAGCAAGTCCAGCAGCAGTGCCCCATGTGTCGACAGGAGTGGAAGTTTAAAGAATGA
- the ppp1r27b gene encoding protein phosphatase 1 regulatory subunit 27b yields MKYYQFPTSQTVSLRAYAQDKHKSSASQKSLRSVHFPNDIVFQDLVRHGELERIGRFIRAGRVTLDTFYPSGMAAIHEAVLSGNLECVELLVHYGASIHQRDDEGWTPLHMACSDSFPHIARYLLSLGTDPNLENDCGEKPCDLIDPENKELLDLFGIVNND; encoded by the exons ATGAAGTACTATCAGTTCCCCACATCTCAGACGGTGTCACTTCGAGCTTATGCCCAAGACAAGCACAAGAGCTCGGCGTCTCAAAAGTCCCTCCGCAGCGTGCACTTCCCCAATGACATCGTTTTCCAGGACTTGGTGCGGCATGGCGAACTGGAGAGGATTGGACGCTTCATCCGAGCCGGAAGGGTCACCCTGGACACCTTCTACCCCTCTG GTATGGCCGCCATCCACGAGGCTGTGCTGTCTGGGAACTTGGAGTGCGTGGAGCTGTTGGTCCACTACGGCGCCAGCATCCACCAGCGGGACGACGAAGGGTGGACACCGCTTCACATGGCCTGCAGTGACAGCTTCCCTCACATTGCACG GTATCTTCTCTCACTGGGCACCGATCCAAATCTGGAAAACGACTGCGGGGAGAAGCCATGTGACCTCATCGATCCAGAAAACAAGGAACTACTGGATCTGTTCGGTATAGTCAACAACGACTGA
- the p4hb gene encoding protein disulfide-isomerase translates to MLKFLLVCTLAVASRAEIAEEDDVLVLRKSNFEEALQAHPDILVEFYAPWCGHCKALAPEYAKAAGMLKAEGSAIRLAKVDATEETELAQEFGVRGYPTIKFFKGGDKESPKEYSAGRQADDFINWLKKRTGPAVATLADVTAAQSLIADNDVVVIGFFKNVESDGAKAFEKAAEAVEDIPFGITSDDAVFTKFEVSKDGVVLFKKFDEGRNTFDGDLTKETILSFIKANQLPLVIEFTEQTAPKIFGGDIKSHILMFLPKSASDFQDKMDQFKKAAESFKGQILFIFIDSSLDDNQRILEFFGLKKEECPAIRLITLEEEMTKYKPEKNDITAEGIVEFCTQFTQGKLKPHLMSQDIPEDWDKTPVKVLVGKNFEEVAFDPKKNVFVEFYAPWCGHCKQLNPIWEKLGEKYKDSADIIVAKMDSTANEIEAVKVHSFPTLKFFPMGEERTVIDYNGERTLEGLTKFLESGGKEGGAPAGDDNDDEDDDFAEDDDLDEGQDEDSDGEDNIHTEL, encoded by the exons ATGCTCAAGTTTTTGCTCGTGTGCACGTTAGCTGTAGCCAGTCGGGCTGAGATCGCCGAGGAAGACGACGTTCTGGTCCTGAGGAAAAGTAACTTCGAGGAAGCTCTTCAAGCTCACCCCGACATTCTGGTAGAATTTT ACGCCCCATGGTGTGGTCACTGCAAAGCCTTGGCTCCAGAGTATGCCAAGGCCGCTGGCATGCTGAAGGCGGAGGGTTCAGCCATCCGTCTGGCTAAGGTTGACGCAACTGAAGAGACTGAACTGGCCCAAGAGTTTGGTGTCCGTGGATACCCCACCATCAAGTTCTTCAAGGGGGGAGACAAGGAGTCCCCCAAAGAGTATTCCG ctGGAAGGCAAGCAGATGACTTTATCAATTGGTTAAAGAAGCGCACAGGCCCCGCTGTTGCCACCTTGGCTGATGTCACTGCTGCACAGTCTCTGATAGCTGACAATGATGTGGTGGTCATTGGATTCTTTAAG AATGTAGAGTCTGATGGGGCCAAGGCCTTTGAAAAAGCAGCTGAAGCAGTAGAAGACATTCCTTTTGGCATTACCTCAGACGATGCCGTTTTCACGAAGTTTGAGGTCTCCAAAGACGGTGTTGTTCTTTTCAAGAAG TTCGATGAGGGACGAAACACCTTTGATGGAGACCTTACCAAAGAAACCATCTTGTCTTTTATCAAAGCCAACCAGCTGCCTCTCGTTATTGAGTTCACAGAGCAG ACTGCCCCTAAAATCTTTGGGGGTGATATCAAGTCCCACATTCTCATGTTTCTGCCAAAATCAGCCTCAGACTTCCAGGACAAAATGGACCAATTCAAGAAAGCTGCAGAGTCATTTAAAGGGCAG ATCCTATTCATTTTCATCGACAGCAGTCTGGATGACAACCAGCGCATCCTGGAGTTCTTTGGCCTGAAGAAAGAGGAGTGCCCCGCCATCCGCCTCATCACCTTGGAGGAGGAGATGACCAAGTACAAGCCAGAGAAGAACGACATCACCGCAGAGGGCATTGTTGAATTCTGCACACAATTTACACAAGGGAAATTGAAG CCTCACCTGATGAGCCAAGACATCCCTGAAGACTGGGACAAAACCCCCGTCAAGGTTCTTGTTGGCAAGAACTTTGAGGAAGTCGCCTTTGATCCCAAGAAAAACGTCTTTGTCGAATTCT ATGCTCCTTGGTGTGGCCACTGcaagcagctgaatcccatctGGGAAAAGCTGGGAGAGAAGTACAAGGACAGTGCTGACATCATTGTGGCCAAGATGGATTCCACAGCCAATGAGATCGAGGCCGTCAAAGTCCACAGCTTCCCTACGCTAAAATTCTTCCCTATGGGAGAAGAACGCACG GTGATTGACTACAATGGGGAAAGAACACTGGAAGGCCTCACAAAGTTCCTGGAGAGTGGCGGGAAGGAGGGAGGTGCCCCAGCTGGAGATGATAATGACGATGAAGATGACGACTTTGCTGAG GATGACGATTTGGATGAAGGTCAGGACGAGGACTCAGATGGCGAGGACAACATCCACACGGAGCTGTAA